aataataataataataataataataataataataataataataataataataataataacattaacaatgataataataatgataataatttctcCCAATCACGCTCTTATCTCATCATTAATCACGGTGCCAGGCTGCGCAATGCTCCCTTCATTTGTTTAATTAATTGCCTCTCAGTGTCTTAATTACCTTCAATGTACACAAGGGAAAGACAATACAACGCATACTAatacacaataaataaacagataagctTGGTTACAATACACTATCTCTCTGTGTTTTGAATCCAATTTTTTGCAGCTTTTAATTTATATCTGCTTATACGTGTCTCTCTTATTTGCTTCGTAGACTCAGATAGATACAGTCTGCAGGAAGAGATTAGGTACATTCAGAGATACGGATGAGAAGTAGGTAGTGGTAGCATATTCCATCTTGTTTATTCATAGAGGGAAAACGGACAGGAATATTGACTGAAGGACGAAacagggagacagagaaagaaagtattaacccctttagtactgggacacacttttcccttgagatttgtgtacgattagacccttttattggtATTGGGaacggtctatgaaggtcagaagagtaatggccacgttctctactgttttaatcccccacatgagtttctgaagctgtataaaattaccaaatagaaaacaaattgaatatgaagacgcatcatggtactgaagggattaatatacCTTATTTATCCACAGAAAGAAGGTGCCTGGATACACTACTGAGAACACTGACAACAGGACGAAACAGAGGCAAGAGTACTACAGAAAACAGCGAGACAGAGACACCTAAGGACCCGTGCTCGCTCAGGTGTAAAAGGCAAAGGCTGGGGGTGAGGTAAGCTTGTGCCATTTATTTGTAGAGGGAGGAATATCATGTTTGTAAGAATGTTGACTGAGGGGCGACACAACACAAGGCCGGGGATTGCACAGAGGGAGAGATACTGAGAGAGACACgtgggaagatgaagagaaggacatTGAGACTAAGTAGACAGTGTGTTGTGTATATTTGTGGTGTTTAGGAGATAATGATGGTTGTTTGAAAATGTACGTGGCGTGAGAGGGCAGTGAGAATGTTTAGTTAGTAGTTAGTGATAGTATTAGTGTTTTATATAGTGCGAAATCACAGTTAGAATACTGGCAATggttagtaacacacacacacacacacacacacacacacacacacacacacacacacacacacacacacacacacacacacacacacacacacacacacacacacacacacacacacacacacacacacacacaatttcatcTTGACGCAAAGGACACGGGACACAATACACGTTGCCATAAAGGCGGTAAAAAACAGACATTGAAAAAAGACATGACGAGTAGAAAGGACGTGAGGCGGTGCGCtgtggagaagggaaggaagaggaagaggaggaagaggaggaggaaagtgaaagggaagaaaggggagagccagagccaggaggaggaggaggagggtattgCTAGTGTAAAGAGTATAAGAGAAGTTCATAGGCTGAAGTGTTGAAGGattgagtgaggaagagaaaaaggaagagggggaggaggaagaagaggaggaagaggaggagagaaaggctgaggaagagaagagtggtgttagagaaggagggagaggacggggaggggaaggaaaggaggaggcatGAGGAGGAGGCATTCCGTACCCTCCCTTTCGTTGTGGACATTAGCATACCGAAAGGCGAGGCTGGGAAGCATTGCCCAAGCTCCCTCAAGTTCACACCAACCCTGAAATAGGAAAGTAAggagcagcagcggcaggaggAAGCACGAGGGAACACAGAGGAAGATCAAGCAGCAGAGATTAAAACTGCTACCCATGAAAGGAGAATTGAGTcctgaaaatgagaaagaggaaggaaaacagaaccttgaaatcatgaaaataagaaagagaaagaaaatggactcCTGAAATCCTGAAAATTGcaagcagcagcggcaggaggAAGCACGAGGGAACTCAGAGGAAGAACAAGCACCAGAGATTAGGAATACTACTCACGAttttgataaaaagaaagagaaagggaaatagaatCCTGAAAtactgaaaatgagagagaaaaggaaaacataatcCTGAAAtactgaaaatgagagagagaaagggaaaaaaatcctgaaatactgaaaatgagagagaaagggaaacagaaccttgaaataatgaaaatgagagagagagagaaagggaaaaagaatcgTGAAATATCGAaaatgaagagcaggaggaaccACGAGGAAAGTACCAGGGACTAAAAGAACTACTGTACTCATGAGAttgatacaaagaaaagaaagggaaatataacaCTTACATActgagaacgagaaagagataggaaaatagaACCTTGAAATCCTAAAAATGGTAAACAGTAGCGGCAGGATAGAACCACGAGGGGACACAAAACAACACGAAGCACCATaagattatttttatataagagagaaggactggccaagaaaaaaggcccactcagtcgctaGTCCCCTtgcagagccgatagaattagtcaaaggacagggacaaattTCTTCAAACAAACTGAGActcataaagagaaaagaaaaggaaatagaacacTTGAATActgagaacgagagagagataggaaaatagaACCTTGAAATCCTAAAAATGGGAAACAGTAGCGGCAAGATAGAACCACGAGGGGACCAAACCACACGAAGCACCAGGGATTAGAACTGCTACTCACGAGattgataaagagaaaagaaagggaaatagagtCCTGAAATCCTTAAAATGAGCTCTAGAAATAGTAGAAGGatgggaatacaaaggaaagaatacaaaggaagggaatacaaaggaaggacaaggtTTATTGGACCATTTAAAAGACTTGTTGATGAAGCTGTGACGGACTAAaggtgaaagaatgaaggggagagagagagagagagagagagagagagagagagagagagagagagagagagagagaagggaaggaaaaaaaatagagatgtaagccaaagaaggaaatgagaaaggaagtacatgcaagagagagagagagagagagagagagagagagagagagagagagagagagagagaaggattgcaAGAACGTGAAGgtaatgaaagatgaagaaggctgaaagaaagcaagaaaaagaagaaaatactgaagaggaaacagaaaatgagggagaaacacaagaatatgagagaaaatgaagaaaaactagaaataGCGAACAAGgagataaatacaataaaacgaaaataataaagagagactgaaataagtaaaatctagagagagagagagagagagagagagagagaggaaaaaaaagacagatgaaagccaaagagagagagagagagagagagagagagagagagagagagagagagagagagagagagagagagagagagagagagagagagagagagagagagatgataaagttAACCCATCACCTGCGCGTCAGAGTAACAATTAACGTGTCATTACCTTCACATGCGTAACAATCAGCCCATCACAGGTGTAGTCTAGGTGGGGGGGGGGTGGCGGCCAGGTGCTATGATAACACCTGAGAACACCTGctaatcctctttctcttctcctgttTTCTCTATAGTCTCAAATTCCCTCTGTTATTCTCATTCTTTGCAGTTCCATcgttctatctttcatttcactctctgtttttcgtcttattctcctttcgttgtttttagtttagttcttaccactctcttttctttattgtttttcctatagtcttcattttcttcttttctttgtatcttcCTCTGTTATTCTAATTCTTTGCAGTTCCACcgttctatttttcatctcactaaaatttttcttcttttgtttttctttctttattttccatttagttgttgccattctctcttcttctttatcctgttTCTCTATACTCTTcaattccttacttttcttttatcttcctccgtGATTCTCAATTTTTGTAGTTCTACCGTTCTATCTTCCATCTCACatccatctcactctctctattttctcttcttcttcttctttcctcgtttTCAGTAGTGATGTTGCCATAAATGAGTCCTTTAGTTCCCTCTGTTCCTTTGCATCTTCTCCCGTGAATTCTATCCTTTGCATCTACCGCCCATCTACCGTCTATCCCATTATCTCTTTCCCCCCGCCAATCTTCCTCCCGACCTGGGCGTAATTAAGGTGTTTCAGGTGCAAAAGATTCCAAGGTTTGTGGGTGTCGGATAATTGTTTTGAATATTTTAGTACGTGGCCTTGTTTTCACTCCCTTGTTtggtgtggtttgtgtgtggctttattgcgcatgtgtgtgtgtgtgtgtgtgtgtgtgtgtgtgtgtgtgtgtgtgtgtgtacttatgtTATGATTACTGAGATCttacattcattatttcatcattaatctttttttttcagtttatacTCCATTCGGTTTCTAGAAAGTTTGCATAATCATAAACATTTGGCTTTCAAGGCTTTTATATTACCAGCACTTcaggaaaacacaaaggaatacaaaggaaacacaaactCCACcattcctatcctccctaatgAGTTTGTGATAAGCAACACTATCTGATCTAAAGACATAAAATCATGAACAAAGACAAGGGTTTCTACATGATGCATAAAGGTACATTGCTAATACATGACTAAATAAATGACTGGAATAGCGTCATTAATCAAGCTGGCAGTGTCGAGTCAGCAGGGAGGTTTAAAATAGACACATAGATATAAAGAtgacagatagatatagacaGGTGTGTTTAAGATAGATACATTTATAGATAAGCATGATAGATGGATACAGATAGAGATTTTACACAAGGACTGTCACATGCATAGACTGACAGGGTTCTTGCAGCTTATCTCACATTCTTATCACTCTCCTTTCATAGATTAAGTTAGAAAAATATCCCCCAGTCAAGTTTTGCGTCTATCCAAACTTATCTCACgtttttatctccctcctttcatagaTTAGGTTAAAAATAAATGTTCCCCAGTCAAGTTTTGAGTCTATCCAAACTTATCTCACgttcttatctccctcctttcatagaTTAGGTTAAAAAACGTCCCCCAGTCAAATTTTCTCTATCCCAGCTTAATGACGCTCAGATCACCAATGTCATATTCATCAGAGTTTGTAGAATCCTGAGGTACTTTGCTCCCGCTGTCTTGAACCTCCTGCTCTGTCACTGCACTGCCCTCGCCATTCTGCCTGTCAGCGAGGGTGTGTTCTGCAAAATTTTGTGCGTCAGGGAGCAAGTAGTCCTGAAAATATCGTTTGTCAGGGAATTTTTTGCCCTTAAAATTCTTGCTCTCTGAAACTGACTGGCTCTGGAAATTCTGGCTCTCTGGAATTGATTGGCCTTGGTCATTGTGGCCCTCTGGAACTGACTGGCTTTGGAATTTTTGGGTCTCTGAAATTGATTGGCTCTGGAAATTCTGCTTTTCTGGAACTGACTGGCTTTGAAAGTTCTTGCTCTCTGAAACTGACTGGCCTTGGAATTTCTGGCTCTTTGGAACTGACTGGCCTTGGAAATTCTTGCTCCCTGGAACTAACTGGGTTTGAAAATTCTTACTCTCTGGAACTGACTGGCCTTGAAAATTATGATTCTCTAGAACTGACTGGCTCttagaatcctgtccatggAGAGAGTGGCCTTTATAATCCTGTCCATGGAGAGAGTGGCCTTTATAATCCTGTCCATGGAGAGAGTGGCCCttagaatcctgtccatggAGAGAGTGACCCttagaatcctgtccatggAGCGAGTGGCCCttagaatcctgtccatggAGAGAGTAGCCCTTAGAATCCTGTCCATGAAGAGAGTGGACTTTATAATCCTGTCCATGGAGAGAGTGGCCCTTAGAATTACTTGTGTCAGGGAATGTGTGGCCTTGTGGACTCTGTTTATCAGGGAATGTGTACCCctgatttttcttgctttctgacAATGGCTGGCCCTGAAAATCCTGTCCATGGCTTAACTGTCCCTTGGAATTCTGTCTCTCAGGGATTGTGTGGCCCTGAGAATTTTGTCCATGGAGTGACTTGTCCTTGGTATTTTGGCCTTCAGGGAGCGTGTGGCCCTGATTATTTTTGGACTCTGACAATGGCTGGCCCTGAAAATCCTGTCCATGGCTTAACTGTCCCTTGGAATTTTGTCTCTCAGGGAATGTGTGGCCCTGAGAATTTTTTCCTTCAGGAGTGTGTGACCCTGAGTTTTCTTGCTTTCTGACAATGGCTGGCCCTGAAAATCCTGTCCATCGGTTAACTGTCCCTTGGAATTGTGTCTCTCGGGGAATATGTGGCCCTGAGAATTTTGTCTTTCAGGGAGTGTGTGGCCCTGATTCTTTTTGCTTTCTGATAATGGCTGGCCCTGAAAATCTTGTCCATGGGTTAACTGCCCCTTAGAATTCTGTCTTTCAGGGAATGTGTGGCCCTGAGAATTTTTCCTTCAGGGAGTGTGTGTCCCTGAGTTTTCTTGCTTTCTGACAATGGCTGGCCCTGAAAATCCTGTCCATGGGTTAACTGTCCCTTGGAACTTTGTCTCTCAGGGAATGTGTTGCCCTGAGAATTTTGTCCATGGAGTGACTCGCCCTTGGTATTCTGGCCTTCAGGGAGCGTGTGGCCctgatttttcttgctttctgacAATGACTGGCCCTGAAAATCCTGTCCATGGCTTAACTGTCCCTTGGAATTTTGTTTTTCAGGGAGTGTGTGGCCCTGAGAATTTTTGCTTTCTGACAATGACTGGTTCTGAAGATCCTGTCCATGGGTTAACTGTCCCTTGGAATTCGGTCTCTCAGGGAAAGTGAAGCCCTGAAATCTCTGGTCCTGTGGGAATAAGTGACCCTGAAGATTTTGTCCGTGGAATGACTCGCCCTGGGTATTTTTTCCTTGAGGGATCGTGTGACCCTGATTCTGTTTGCTTTCTGACAATATCTGACCCTGAGAATTTAGTTCCTGAAGAGGCTGGCCTTGGAAGTGTTGTTTGTCAGGAAATGTTTCACCCTGATTGTTTGGGCTTTTTGAATTCTGTCCATGgattacatttttcttaatattttgtcCAGGGAGTGAATGGTCCTGAAAATTATGTCCAGGGAATATTTGACCCTGAAGATTCTTGCTTTCTGATGATGGGAGACCCTGAGAAGTCTGTCCAAAGAGTGAGTCACCCTGAGAACTATGTCCGTCAGGTAATGCATGCCCCGGAACACCTCGTGTCTCTGCAAATACACCCCCCTTAACCCCAGACCCTTCCCCTTGAGCACTATTCACATTACTACTGCTCGCCTCCACATCAAAATCAGCATTGGACGCCTCGTAGATACTCTCCGCCTCACTGCACGGGAACACCTCCTCTTGA
This Portunus trituberculatus isolate SZX2019 chromosome 13, ASM1759143v1, whole genome shotgun sequence DNA region includes the following protein-coding sequences:
- the LOC123503047 gene encoding filaggrin-2-like → MKELALLLCLATASAQTHYNLPDGYQEVLIGELLSDFDCTGRSYGYYADVTTNCQVFHVCLPASHATGFEVGRAVRFSFFCGNQTVFNQESLTCGFQEEVFPCSEAESIYEASNADFDVEASSSNVNSAQGEGSGVKGGVFAETRGVPGHALPDGHSSQGDSLFGQTSQGLPSSESKNLQGQIFPGHNFQDHSLPGQNIKKNVIHGQNSKSPNNQGETFPDKQHFQGQPLQELNSQGQILSESKQNQGHTIPQGKNTQGESFHGQNLQGHLFPQDQRFQGFTFPERPNSKGQLTHGQDLQNQSLSESKNSQGHTLPEKQNSKGQLSHGQDFQGQSLSESKKNQGHTLPEGQNTKGESLHGQNSQGNTFPERQSSKGQLTHGQDFQGQPLSESKKTQGHTLPEGKILRATHSLKDRILRGS
- the LOC123502938 gene encoding histidine-rich glycoprotein-like; protein product: MDKIFRTQFQGTVNRWTGFSGPAIVRKQENSGSHTPEGKNSQGHTFPERQNSKGQLSHGQDFQGQPLSESKNNQGHTLPEGQNTKDKSLHGQNSQGHTIPERQNSKGQLSHGQDFQGQPLSESKKNQGYTFPDKQSPQGHTFPDTSNSKGHSLHGQDYKVHSLHGQDSKGYSLHGQDSKGHSLHGQDSKGHSLHGQDSKGHSLHGQDYKGHSLHGQDYKGHSLHGQDSKSQSVLENHNFQGQSVPESKNFQTQLVPGSKNFQGQSVPKSQKFQGQSVSESKNFQSQSVPEKQNFQSQSISETQKFQSQSVPEGHNDQGQSIPESQNFQSQSVSESKNFKGKKFPDKRYFQDYLLPDAQNFAEHTLADRQNGEGSAVTEQEVQDSGSKVPQDSTNSDEYDIGDLSVIKLG